Proteins from a single region of Gordonia hongkongensis:
- a CDS encoding AMP-dependent synthetase/ligase, protein MQQQYATPSDLTIDDKATTVDTILRYRAERPTMPLFRKRSHNQWVNVTAKHFTDEVDAVAKGLIASGVQAGDRVAILSSTRYEWTVLDYAIWRAGACTVAIYETSAPDQVQWILEDSGAKLLFVENHEHYTRHLRVIDETPTLKETLVIDDHALPTVTKRGAKTADADLDQRQANALSSDAATLIYTSGTTGRPKGVVLTHANFLAETAATRDAVGAGMREGKSTLLFLPLAHIFARVVAVGCVENGVILGHTNDLTNLVADLGVFKPNYVLSVPRVFEKVYNSAKQKAYDGGKGSIFDKATDTAIEYSKATAAGKVGLGLKLRHAVFDKLVYGKLRDALGGQCEGAISGGAPLGARLGHFFRGVGIPVYEGYGLSETTAAVTANNEENQKVGSVGRPIPGVTVAIADDGEVLLKGPVVFGGYWKNQAATDDAIRDGWFHTGDIGTLDDGYLFITGRKKELIVTAGGKNVSPAQLEDTIRAHPMVSQCLVVGDNKPFIAALITIDPEAVPGWLDRHGLPADTPISDLVENADLKAEIDAAVKEANTKVSNAEAIKKFSILDTDFTIDTGELTPTMKLKRNVIHDAHKEAIADLYT, encoded by the coding sequence ATGCAGCAGCAGTACGCCACCCCGTCCGATCTGACGATCGACGACAAGGCGACGACCGTCGACACGATCCTGCGCTACCGCGCGGAGCGCCCCACGATGCCGCTCTTCCGCAAGCGCTCGCACAACCAGTGGGTCAACGTCACCGCCAAGCACTTCACCGACGAGGTGGACGCGGTCGCGAAGGGTCTGATCGCCTCGGGTGTGCAGGCCGGCGACCGCGTCGCGATCCTGTCGTCGACGCGCTACGAGTGGACCGTGCTGGACTACGCGATCTGGCGCGCCGGGGCGTGCACCGTCGCGATCTACGAGACGTCCGCCCCCGACCAGGTCCAGTGGATTCTCGAGGACTCCGGCGCCAAGCTCCTGTTCGTCGAGAACCATGAGCACTACACCCGCCATCTCCGGGTCATCGACGAGACGCCCACCCTCAAGGAGACCCTGGTCATCGACGACCACGCGCTCCCCACGGTCACCAAGCGCGGCGCGAAGACCGCCGACGCGGACCTCGACCAGCGTCAGGCGAATGCGTTGTCGTCGGATGCCGCCACGCTGATCTACACCTCGGGCACCACCGGACGGCCGAAGGGCGTCGTCCTGACGCACGCGAATTTCCTCGCCGAGACGGCCGCGACCCGCGACGCGGTCGGCGCCGGTATGCGGGAGGGCAAGTCGACGCTGCTCTTCCTGCCGCTGGCGCACATCTTCGCCCGCGTCGTCGCCGTCGGCTGCGTCGAGAACGGCGTGATCCTCGGCCACACCAACGACCTGACGAACCTCGTCGCGGACCTGGGCGTGTTCAAGCCGAACTACGTGCTGTCGGTGCCGCGCGTGTTCGAGAAGGTGTACAACTCGGCCAAGCAGAAGGCCTACGACGGCGGCAAGGGGTCGATCTTCGACAAGGCCACCGACACGGCGATTGAATACAGCAAGGCGACGGCGGCCGGCAAGGTCGGCCTCGGCCTGAAGCTCCGGCACGCCGTCTTCGACAAGCTCGTGTACGGAAAGCTGCGCGACGCCCTCGGGGGCCAGTGCGAGGGAGCGATCTCCGGTGGCGCTCCGCTCGGTGCGCGCCTCGGCCACTTCTTCCGCGGCGTCGGCATCCCGGTGTACGAGGGCTACGGACTGTCGGAGACCACGGCCGCGGTGACGGCCAACAACGAGGAGAACCAGAAGGTCGGTTCGGTCGGACGCCCGATCCCCGGCGTCACCGTCGCCATCGCCGACGACGGCGAGGTCCTGCTCAAGGGGCCGGTCGTGTTCGGTGGGTACTGGAAGAACCAGGCCGCCACCGACGACGCGATCCGCGACGGGTGGTTCCACACCGGCGACATCGGCACCCTCGACGACGGCTACCTCTTCATCACCGGCCGCAAGAAGGAACTGATCGTCACCGCGGGCGGCAAGAACGTCTCGCCGGCACAGCTCGAGGACACCATCCGGGCGCACCCGATGGTGAGCCAGTGCCTCGTCGTCGGCGACAACAAGCCTTTCATCGCCGCACTGATCACGATCGACCCCGAGGCCGTGCCCGGCTGGTTGGACCGTCACGGCCTGCCCGCCGACACCCCGATCTCGGACCTGGTCGAGAACGCCGACCTCAAGGCCGAGATCGACGCCGCGGTGAAAGAGGCGAACACCAAGGTCTCCAACGCCGAGGCGATCAAAAAGTTCTCGATCCTGGACACCGATTTCACCATCGACACCGGTGAGCTCACCCCGACGATGAAGCTCAAGCGCAACGTCATCCACGACGCGCACAAGGAAGCGATCGCCGACCTCTACACCTGA